A portion of the Synechococcales cyanobacterium CNB genome contains these proteins:
- the trpE gene encoding anthranilate synthase component I: MASLTRDEFVSLVRSERSATPGVTLAVPVGVRLLSDQLTPVLAYRRLVAPDERTAPSFLLESVEGGERQGRYSILGARPALEVVARRFRVRISDHATGRVEEGEEANPLLAPRGITAGVRLVRPPSGARPALPACPLGGWFGYASYDTVRYAEPEKLPFEHAPSDDRGLPEMHFGLYDGVVAFDHVDKLVHVVRLAMLAPGDEAGEAYDRAVAAIEARIAEIERHSKPLPAGRVEREGVPAPLRSNVTREQHAAMVERALEHIRAGDIFQVVIGQRFERVSEADPFDVYRALRAVNPSPYMVYMQGEGCILVASSPEILCRVRRGGDGALVVTNRPLAGTRPRGRTPEEDAGLERELLADEKERAEHVMLVDLGRNDVGRVAVPGTIELPAVMEVERYSHVMHISSTVTGVLREGLDAWDALAATLPVGTISGAPKIRAMQIIDELEPVRRGPYGGGMGYVSLDGEMDIALALRTMVVPTASVPRGGRGSWTYYLQAAGGIVADSKAEPEYLETVNKAAALARAIDLAESAFGA; encoded by the coding sequence ATGGCGAGCCTGACGAGGGACGAGTTCGTTTCGCTGGTGCGTTCGGAGCGTTCGGCGACGCCGGGCGTCACGCTTGCGGTGCCGGTCGGGGTTCGGCTGCTCTCGGACCAGTTGACGCCGGTGCTGGCGTACCGTCGGCTGGTCGCGCCGGACGAGCGGACCGCGCCGTCGTTCCTGCTGGAATCGGTCGAGGGGGGGGAGCGGCAGGGGCGGTACTCGATCCTGGGCGCGCGGCCCGCGCTGGAGGTGGTGGCGCGCCGGTTCCGCGTGCGCATCAGCGACCACGCGACGGGTCGGGTCGAGGAGGGAGAAGAAGCGAACCCGCTGCTGGCGCCGCGAGGGATCACCGCGGGCGTGCGGCTGGTGCGTCCGCCGTCGGGCGCGCGCCCCGCGCTGCCGGCGTGCCCGTTGGGGGGGTGGTTCGGGTACGCGTCGTATGACACGGTGCGGTACGCCGAGCCGGAGAAGCTTCCGTTCGAGCACGCGCCGTCGGATGACCGTGGCCTGCCGGAGATGCATTTCGGGCTGTACGACGGCGTGGTGGCGTTCGACCACGTGGACAAGCTGGTCCACGTCGTGCGGCTGGCGATGCTCGCGCCGGGCGACGAGGCGGGGGAGGCGTACGACCGCGCGGTGGCGGCGATCGAGGCGCGCATCGCGGAGATCGAGCGGCACAGCAAGCCGCTGCCCGCGGGGCGCGTCGAGCGCGAGGGCGTGCCCGCGCCGCTGCGTTCGAACGTCACGCGAGAGCAGCACGCGGCGATGGTCGAGCGTGCGTTGGAGCACATCCGCGCGGGGGACATCTTCCAGGTCGTGATCGGGCAGCGATTTGAGCGGGTGAGCGAGGCCGATCCGTTCGATGTCTATCGCGCGCTGCGGGCGGTGAACCCCAGCCCGTACATGGTGTACATGCAGGGGGAGGGGTGCATTCTCGTGGCGTCCAGTCCGGAGATTCTGTGCCGGGTGCGCCGGGGGGGGGACGGGGCGCTGGTGGTGACGAACCGACCGCTGGCGGGGACGCGTCCGCGCGGTCGCACGCCGGAGGAGGACGCGGGGCTGGAGCGCGAGTTGCTGGCGGACGAGAAGGAGCGGGCCGAGCACGTGATGCTCGTTGACCTTGGGCGCAACGACGTTGGGCGCGTGGCGGTGCCGGGCACGATCGAGCTGCCGGCCGTGATGGAGGTGGAGCGCTACAGCCACGTGATGCACATCAGCTCGACGGTGACGGGCGTGTTGCGAGAGGGGCTGGACGCGTGGGACGCGCTGGCGGCGACGCTGCCGGTGGGGACGATCTCGGGCGCGCCGAAGATCCGGGCGATGCAGATCATCGACGAGCTGGAGCCGGTGCGGCGCGGGCCGTACGGGGGGGGGATGGGGTACGTCTCGCTGGACGGAGAGATGGACATCGCGCTGGCGTTGCGGACGATGGTGGTGCCGACGGCGAGCGTGCCGCGGGGGGGGAGGGGGTCGTGGACGTACTACCTGCAGGCCGCGGGGGGGATCGTCGCGGACTCGAAGGCGGAGCCGGAGTATCTGGAGACGGTGAACAAGGCCGCCGCGTTGGCGCGTGCGATCGACTTGGCGGAGTCGGCGTTCGGGGCGTGA